In one window of Spiroplasma corruscae DNA:
- the obgE gene encoding GTPase ObgE has translation MRFLDFAEFNVSAGNGGDGFVSFDPFAKGKPNGGNGGNGGNIYFTSKKNINSLMDLKYNKFYKAQDGIKGGAKLCNGRNGHDLILFIPVGSTIYNEKKQKLVEFTKDNQTILIAKGGKGGRGNGKFAKEWRDNPNKCEKGEIGESMNISIEIKVLADVGFVGLPNAGKSTLLNVISNSKPEIADYPFTTIKPHLGICKDSYNRSFVVADLPGLIEGANLGKGLGVEFLKYIEKCRIICHVIDMSGNYGQEDVIKNYELIRKELKSYNLMLDKKPEIIVANKIDLESAQYNLLKFSKRYSNKNILLISGKKQKNVNTLLNILGDQLETLNN, from the coding sequence TTGAGATTTTTAGATTTCGCAGAATTTAATGTATCAGCAGGAAATGGTGGAGATGGTTTTGTATCATTTGACCCCTTTGCCAAGGGAAAACCTAACGGTGGTAATGGAGGTAACGGAGGTAATATATATTTCACTTCAAAAAAAAATATCAATTCATTAATGGATCTTAAATATAATAAATTTTATAAAGCTCAAGATGGTATCAAAGGCGGAGCTAAATTATGTAATGGAAGAAATGGGCATGATCTTATATTATTTATTCCAGTTGGCTCAACAATTTATAATGAAAAAAAGCAAAAATTGGTTGAGTTTACTAAGGATAATCAAACTATATTAATTGCAAAAGGAGGAAAAGGAGGAAGAGGAAACGGTAAGTTTGCAAAAGAATGAAGAGATAACCCCAATAAGTGTGAAAAAGGAGAAATAGGCGAGAGTATGAATATCTCAATCGAAATAAAAGTTCTTGCAGATGTTGGTTTTGTAGGATTACCAAATGCTGGCAAATCAACATTGTTAAATGTTATTTCAAACTCAAAACCCGAAATAGCAGATTACCCTTTTACTACGATTAAACCACATTTAGGAATTTGTAAAGATAGTTATAATAGAAGCTTTGTAGTTGCTGACCTACCTGGACTTATAGAAGGTGCTAATTTAGGTAAAGGTTTAGGAGTTGAATTCTTAAAATACATTGAAAAATGTAGAATAATTTGTCATGTAATTGATATGAGTGGAAATTATGGTCAAGAAGACGTTATTAAAAATTATGAGCTTATCCGAAAGGAATTAAAATCGTATAACTTAATGCTAGATAAAAAACCTGAAATTATAGTCGCTAATAAGATAGATTTAGAATCTGCTCAATATAACTTATTAAAATTTTCTAAAAGATATAGTAACAAAAACATATTATTAATTTCAGGAAAAAAACAAAAAAATGTGAATACTCTTTTAAACATACTTGGAGATCAACTTGAAACCTTAAACAATTAA